In Reichenbachiella agarivorans, one genomic interval encodes:
- a CDS encoding LytR/AlgR family response regulator transcription factor has protein sequence MTKEAYSCVCIDDDKLFIEIISGKIRQLDFLDLIACYNNPMTALVKVDQLRPDIIFLDVDLPEINGFTFMDALDYKPIIVMMTSHWEQEEHAIKKGVDAFLTKPLKSAEQISDALFKLL, from the coding sequence ATGACAAAAGAGGCCTACAGTTGTGTTTGCATCGATGATGATAAATTGTTTATCGAAATCATCAGTGGAAAAATTCGTCAACTTGATTTTTTGGATCTCATTGCCTGCTACAACAATCCCATGACGGCTTTAGTCAAAGTAGATCAACTCAGACCTGATATTATTTTCTTGGATGTCGATTTGCCAGAAATTAATGGATTTACATTCATGGATGCCCTTGATTATAAACCCATCATTGTCATGATGACCTCTCATTGGGAACAAGAAGAACACGCCATCAAAAAAGGGGTAGATGCATTTCTAACTAAGCCACTCAAAAGTGCTGAACAAATTTCTGACGCCTTATTTAAACTCCTCTAG
- a CDS encoding cysteine desulfurase family protein, whose translation MKVYLDNSATTPVDPEVFEAMRPYFMDVFGNPSSIHSHGREARSVVERNRKKVAELLGTSPAEIFFTSGGTESDNTAIVSSVRKGVRVAITSPIEHHAVLHTLEALERRGEIALKYVQLTQGGAVDMAHLEQLLSTHKGALVSLMHANNELGNLSDVNAISMLCKSHGATYHSDTVQTMGKYVHNLTASHINMAVGSAHKFHGPKGVGFLYINGETKIDPFVYGGAQERNMRGGTENLAGIVGLAKGLEIAYRDMEINRAHITGLKLQMIQELKEKVKGVDFNGLSGDMDRSLYSVLNVGVPESAENDMLLFNLDIKGISVSGGSACASGTNVGSHVLDAIGSDPNRGAIRFSFSKYTTPEEISYAVDSLAEIINCRD comes from the coding sequence ATGAAAGTTTATTTGGATAACTCTGCAACCACTCCAGTTGACCCTGAAGTATTTGAGGCCATGAGGCCATATTTTATGGATGTATTCGGAAACCCTTCTTCGATCCATTCTCATGGTCGGGAAGCAAGATCTGTAGTGGAGAGGAATCGAAAAAAGGTGGCTGAATTGTTGGGGACTTCTCCTGCTGAAATATTCTTTACATCTGGAGGGACTGAATCTGACAATACTGCTATCGTTTCGTCTGTGCGCAAGGGCGTCAGAGTAGCCATCACATCACCGATAGAGCATCATGCAGTACTGCATACTTTGGAGGCGCTGGAGCGACGCGGAGAGATAGCGCTCAAGTATGTGCAACTGACACAAGGTGGCGCGGTAGATATGGCGCATTTGGAGCAGCTCTTGTCTACTCACAAAGGGGCGCTGGTTTCTCTCATGCATGCCAACAATGAATTGGGGAATCTCAGTGATGTGAATGCAATCTCTATGCTCTGCAAGAGCCACGGAGCAACGTACCATAGTGATACTGTACAAACCATGGGCAAGTATGTGCATAACCTTACAGCATCTCACATCAACATGGCTGTAGGTTCGGCACATAAATTTCATGGCCCAAAGGGCGTGGGGTTTCTATACATCAATGGAGAGACCAAAATTGATCCTTTTGTTTACGGTGGAGCACAAGAGAGGAATATGCGAGGGGGTACAGAGAACCTAGCAGGTATAGTTGGACTGGCGAAGGGTTTGGAGATTGCCTACAGAGATATGGAAATCAATAGAGCACATATCACAGGTTTGAAACTTCAGATGATTCAGGAATTGAAGGAAAAAGTAAAGGGAGTGGATTTTAATGGTCTCTCAGGAGACATGGATAGGAGCTTGTATTCGGTTTTGAATGTAGGTGTGCCAGAGTCTGCCGAAAATGATATGTTGCTCTTCAACCTAGATATCAAAGGGATTTCAGTCTCAGGAGGTAGTGCCTGTGCCAGTGGTACTAACGTCGGGTCACACGTATTGGATGCGATTGGCTCTGATCCCAACCGAGGTGCAATTCGTTTTTCATTCTCCAAGTACACCACACCAGAAGAAATCAGCTATGCGGTAGATTCTTTGGCTGAAATCATCAATTGTAGAGACTAG